A single region of the Anas platyrhynchos isolate ZD024472 breed Pekin duck chromosome 6, IASCAAS_PekinDuck_T2T, whole genome shotgun sequence genome encodes:
- the TEX36 gene encoding testis-expressed protein 36 isoform X1: MATVVCRGVPARVARASATHGAMPKDRWPSPSAERPGAWFAHVGGCQSQPESTTSSALKQARDAQAAQHMEGRLPPAYRAREQKAVKNNFPFSSHDNRHCLQNVGEYFDFGMGRRKVEPERRQQNSQNFFLWAHESVPSSEDGLTIYQTSFVKGQNTESPFCRRYPKHHTKESRTDKSAPENEKNMQPNKSS; encoded by the exons ATGGCAACCGTGGTGTGCCGGGGGGTTCCAGCCAGAGTGGCAAGGGCCAGCGCCACGCACGGAGCCATGCCCAAGGACAGGTGGCCCAGCCCAAGCGCAGAGCGCCCCGGTGCCTGG TTTGCTCATGTTGGAGGATGCCAGAGTCAACCTGAGTCAACCACCAGCTCTGCCCTGAAGCAGGCCCGGGACGCGCAGGCGGCCCAGCACATGGAGGGCAGGCTGCCGCCCGCATACAGGGCTCGGGAGCAG aaagcagtgaaaaacaACTTCCCATTTTCTTCTCATGACAACAGACACTGCCTACAGAATGTGGgagaatattttgatttt ggTATGGGCCGGAGAAAGGTAGAACCAGAGAGAAGGCAGCAGAACTCACAGAACTTCTTCCTGTGGGCTCACGAATCAGTTCCTAGCAGTGAGGATGGCTTAACCATTTATCAGACATCATTTGTGAAGGGTCAGAATACTGAGAGCCCATTCTGTAGGCGATACCCAAAACACCACACCAAAGAATCTCGCACTGACAAATCTGCTcctgagaatgaaaaaaacatgcaaCCAAACAAGTCATCATAA
- the TEX36 gene encoding testis-expressed protein 36 isoform X2, which yields MFLSILPIHIFAHVGGCQSQPESTTSSALKQARDAQAAQHMEGRLPPAYRAREQKAVKNNFPFSSHDNRHCLQNVGEYFDFGMGRRKVEPERRQQNSQNFFLWAHESVPSSEDGLTIYQTSFVKGQNTESPFCRRYPKHHTKESRTDKSAPENEKNMQPNKSS from the exons ATGTTCTTGTCCATTTTACCGATCCATATC TTTGCTCATGTTGGAGGATGCCAGAGTCAACCTGAGTCAACCACCAGCTCTGCCCTGAAGCAGGCCCGGGACGCGCAGGCGGCCCAGCACATGGAGGGCAGGCTGCCGCCCGCATACAGGGCTCGGGAGCAG aaagcagtgaaaaacaACTTCCCATTTTCTTCTCATGACAACAGACACTGCCTACAGAATGTGGgagaatattttgatttt ggTATGGGCCGGAGAAAGGTAGAACCAGAGAGAAGGCAGCAGAACTCACAGAACTTCTTCCTGTGGGCTCACGAATCAGTTCCTAGCAGTGAGGATGGCTTAACCATTTATCAGACATCATTTGTGAAGGGTCAGAATACTGAGAGCCCATTCTGTAGGCGATACCCAAAACACCACACCAAAGAATCTCGCACTGACAAATCTGCTcctgagaatgaaaaaaacatgcaaCCAAACAAGTCATCATAA